The window AGCTCCCTGGCGACCCGTGACAACGCCGTCCGCGCCGCCGACGAACGCCTCGACGCCAACCGGCGGACCCTCCAGGAGCTGCGCGGCTCCGTGGCGCTCATCCCGCCGGGGAACGTGTACACGCGGGCGTCGGAAAGCTCCCCGCTGCTCATCGTCGCGGAGAACGGACTGCCGCTGCCCGTGGACTCCGATCTGGCGTACTCCGGGCCGGAGGGCGCGACGCTGGCGATGAACGGCTACGTGTACATCCCGGCACACGGCTCGATCACCGTCCCGCTGACGGCCGACCTGCCCGCCGAGGAGAGCCAGACGCACCTGAGCCTGTGGCTGGCCACCCGCGACGGGTCCCCGATCTCGACGCCGGTGGAGATTACAGTGCAGACACGTGCCGGTATCGTCGGCACCTACGGCGTCGCCCTGCTCATCGTGGTGGGGCTGGCGCTCGCGCTGCTGTTCCGCGTCGGGCGTCACCGTCGACGCCGGCGTCCCTAGATGAGAAATGACCATGAGCGAAAATCTCCGTTCCCGCTTCGTCGCCGCCACCCCGCCGGCCCCCGTGCCGGAGCAACGGGCGGCACCCCCCGCACCCGTCGAGGACAGGTCCCGGCTGCGGGCCCCGGAGCCGGACACGCCGGAGACCCCGGGTGCGTCCTCGGGCGTGGCCTCCGACGCTGACGTCGTGCGGGCGGGCGGCTCGATGGCGATCGCCACGCTCGTCTCCCGCATCACCGGCTTCCTGCGCAACCTGCTCATCGCCGTCACCCTCGGTGGCGCGGTGGGCTCCGCCTTCAACACGGCAAACACCCTGCCGAACCTCATCACCGAGGTGGTCCTCGGTGCCGTGCTCACCTCGCTGGTGGTGCCGGTGCTGGTGCGGGCGGAGAAGGAGGACGCCGACCACGGCACCGCCTTCTTCAGACGCCTGTTCACGTTGTCGGCGTCGCTGCTCATCGTGGTGACGGTCATCTCCGTCATCGCCGCACCACTGCTGACACGGATGATGCTCGACGCGGACGGCGAGGTCAACGTCGTCCAGTCGACCTCGTTCGCGTTCCTGCTGCTCCCGCAGATCTTCTTCTACGGCATCTTCGCGCTGTTCATGGCGGTGCTCAACACGCGCGGCATCTTCCGGCCGGGCGCGTGGGCGCCGGTGGCGAACAACGTCGTCTCCATCGCCGTGCTGCTGCTGTACATGCTGCTGCCCGGCGAGCTGGGGGAGACCGCGCCCTCCGGGGTGATGGACCCGCACGTCCTCCTGCTGGGCCTGGGCACGACGCTGGGCGTCATCGTCCAGGCCGCGATCATGGTGCCGCCGCTGCGGCGGGCGGGCGTCGACCTGCGCCCCCTGTGGGGCATCGACGAGCGCCTCAAGCAGTTCGGCGGCATGGCGGTGGCGATCGTCGCCTACGTGGCGGTCTCCCAGCTGGGCTACATCATCACCACCCGCATCGCCTCACTCTACGACGCCGCCGCGCCGCTCATCTACCAGCAGCACTGGCTGCTGCTGCAGGTGCCGTACGGCATCATCGGCGTCACCCTGCTCACGGCGATCATGCCGCGCCTGTCGCGTCACGCCGCGGACGGCGACGACCGCGCCGTCGTCGGTGACCTCAGCATGGCCACCAAGCTGACGTTCATCGCGCTCATCCCGATCGTGGTGTTCTTCACGGCCTTCGGCCCGGACATCGGCGTCGCGCTGTTCGCGTACCGCAACTTCGACACCGAGTCCGGCATCCTGCTGGGACTCACGCTGTCGTTCTCCGCCTTCACGCTGCTGCCCTACGCCCTGGTGCTGCTGCACCTGCGCGTGTTCTACGCGCGTGAGGAGGCCTGGACCCCGACCTTCATCATCGCCGGCATCACCGCCACCAAGATCGTCCTGTCGCTGCTGGCCCCGATGGTGGCGTCCTCGCCCTCGCGCGTGGTCGTGCTCCTCGGTGCGGCCAACGGCTTCGGTTTCGTCGCCGGCGCCGTCATCGGTGCGCTGCTGCTGCGCCGCAAGCTCGGCCACCTGGGCACCCGTTCGCAGCTGCACACCACGGTGTGGGCCTCCGCGGCCTCGCTCATCGGTGTGGCCGTGGCGCTGTTCGTCGACTGGCTGCTGCCCTCCCTGACGGGTCTGGGCTCCTTCGGCGTGCTCATCCGGGTGGGCATCTCGGGCATCGTGTTCCTCATCGCCACGGGCGTCGCGCTGAGCTTCTCCGGCCTGCCGGAGGTGCAGAACCTGGGCCGTGCCTTCGCCCGTATCCCGGGCCTGTCCCGCTTCGTCCGCCCCGACCAGTCCAAGGCCATCGAGGTCGGCGCGAGCGACCCGCAGGAGGTGTCCGCGCAGCTGGTCGCCATGGACGCCTTCAACGCCTCACCGGCGCCCGCCCCGATGTCCGCCGGCGTGGTCCGCGGCCCGCGTCTGGTGCCGGGTGCGCCGGTCTCCGACGGCCGTTTCCGTCTGCTCGCCGACCACGGTTCCGTGCCCGGCGCGCGCTTCTG of the Corynebacterium humireducens NBRC 106098 = DSM 45392 genome contains:
- the murJ gene encoding murein biosynthesis integral membrane protein MurJ — translated: MTMSENLRSRFVAATPPAPVPEQRAAPPAPVEDRSRLRAPEPDTPETPGASSGVASDADVVRAGGSMAIATLVSRITGFLRNLLIAVTLGGAVGSAFNTANTLPNLITEVVLGAVLTSLVVPVLVRAEKEDADHGTAFFRRLFTLSASLLIVVTVISVIAAPLLTRMMLDADGEVNVVQSTSFAFLLLPQIFFYGIFALFMAVLNTRGIFRPGAWAPVANNVVSIAVLLLYMLLPGELGETAPSGVMDPHVLLLGLGTTLGVIVQAAIMVPPLRRAGVDLRPLWGIDERLKQFGGMAVAIVAYVAVSQLGYIITTRIASLYDAAAPLIYQQHWLLLQVPYGIIGVTLLTAIMPRLSRHAADGDDRAVVGDLSMATKLTFIALIPIVVFFTAFGPDIGVALFAYRNFDTESGILLGLTLSFSAFTLLPYALVLLHLRVFYAREEAWTPTFIIAGITATKIVLSLLAPMVASSPSRVVVLLGAANGFGFVAGAVIGALLLRRKLGHLGTRSQLHTTVWASAASLIGVAVALFVDWLLPSLTGLGSFGVLIRVGISGIVFLIATGVALSFSGLPEVQNLGRAFARIPGLSRFVRPDQSKAIEVGASDPQEVSAQLVAMDAFNASPAPAPMSAGVVRGPRLVPGAPVSDGRFRLLADHGSVPGARFWHAKEQETGREVALTFVDTSGNAPLAPASPAAAAGAAAEVSRRTRRLAGVPGVAENIEVLAYRAGCLVVADWVPGSSLRAVAEGGDLDPEAVAAALVPLVEGAAQDLPLGLDNHARIRISTSGVAVLAFPAVLPDATPDRDHTSVRSILRLLGQEDLHAETDLAALAATLRERGGVAGGEEQLVVEEDVEPRPDERAGFGSKSYSRGSTVLLATVAIGAVLLVAALTTYLVSVIGGDREATPVNQDSIQGSATETTPRPLPRVQPATASVPAVTDGSPDTVWTGQGGVTVSLADPAELRTLLFESGGGEVEVYGLTEGTVADSPEGLPLLGSGELRAGRTTLELDRPMTAGGVLLWFPASTVLAEVEVVGLR